CCCGCCCAGCGCGATCAGTTCGAGCAGGAGTTCCGGCAGCACCTGTCGATGACCTACGGCCGCAACGTCGACAACTACAAGAACGAGAAGGTGCAGATCCTCGGCGAACGGCCCGAGGCGCGCGAGGACGTCACCGTGCTGACCAAGATCCTGCGCGGCGGCGGCGCCGAGGACGTGGTGGTCGACTATCGCCTGCGCCAGAGCAGCGGCCAGTGGAAGATCATCGACGTCATCATCGAGGGCGTCAGCCTGGTCTCCAACTTCCGCTCGCAATTCCAGGACATCGTCGCCAACGGCGGTCCCGACCGCCTGCTGGTGCTCCTGAAGGAGAAGAACGCCGCCGGCGAGTCCCTGGCGAAGCCCGAGGACAAGAAGGGCTGATCACCGAGGCACCGCGCCGTGGGAGCACGATCGGAAGGAGCCACTTCCCGCTCCGCTCCGTTCTCCGCGCTCCCAGCGTCGCGGGTCGTCTCAGAATTTCTTGTTGATGATGTTCGGGACGACGACCGGCAGGTCGACGTTCTGCATCAGCGTCGTCTGCGCCCAGCGCTCGTGCTCCTGCCTGCGCAGGACGCCGTCGTGGTCCTGGTCGGCGGCGCTGAACACCGACCGGATGGTCGGCGACCGGTCCGCCTCCTCGGCGGTGATGACGCCGTCCTGATTCGTGTCGGCGCTCGCCCATTCCTTCGCGCGCTCGCCGAGGTAGGTCGCGATCTCGGTGACGGTGACGATGTTGTCGCCGTCCTTGTCGACGGCCGCGAAGGTGGTCGAGGAGAACCCGCCCTTGATCGCCTCGTCCTGGGTCAGGCCGCCGCTCTGATCGAGGTCGGCGGTCTGGAAGCGGACCCGGATGTCCGGCGGCAGCAGGTCCGGCGTCGCCGCCGGGGTCTGCGCCCGCGCCGGGGAGAGAGCGGCGAGAAGGGCGGCGGCAGCGAGCAGCGGCGCCCGGGTCATGCGCCCGCCTTGCCGGCGGCGAGCGCCGTCTGCAGCTTGGCCTCGTCCTCGTGGCTGAGCGAGGTCTTGAGCACCGTGCCGCCCAGGCCGCGGATCGCCTCCAGCACCTTGTCGGGCGTCGCCTTGCGCACCAGGACGAAGAGCGCCGAGGACCCCGGCTGCAGGGTGCCGGCGAGCTCCTTCATGAAATTGTCGTCGATGCCGATGTCCGACAGCGCGCCCGCCGCCGCCCCGGCCGCGGCGCCCACCGCGGCGCCGAGCAGCGGGCTGAGGAAGATGGTGCCGATGAGCAGGCCCCAGAAGCCGCCCCCGACGGCGCCGGCCGCCGACAGCGGGTAGCTCTGGTGCAGCTTCACCTTGCCGTCGGCCTTCTTCACCGCCACCACGGCGTCCTCGAGGTCGATGAGATAGTCCTTCTGCATCTTCAGCAGTTGGATGCGCACCTCGTCGGCCTTGAATTCGCTGTCGTATCCGATGACCACCAGCTCGCTCATGCGGCCTCTCCTCGCGTCGCCTTCACGACCCGTTCATAGCTCGGCGCCGCCCGTCCCGCCATGGCGGGGGCGGCCCGGCGGGGCGCCGCGCCCGGGCGCCGGGTCCGGTTGACCCCTTGCGTCATTCCCGCTACCCCGCCCCTGTGTTCACGTCCGAGGCGGTCACCCGCGGAATCCGCGTGCGGGCGGAATCGAGCTACGTGCCGGAGCGCTCGGAACCCGAGCGGGGCAGTTGGTTCTTCATCTACACCGTCGAGGTGGCCAACGTCGGCAACGAGACGGCGCAGTTGGTGAGCCGGCACTGGATCATCACCGATGCCGACGGCACGGTGCGCGAGGTGCGCGGCCCCGGGGTCGTCGGCGAGCAGCCGACGCTCGAGCCGGGCCAGTCGTTCACCTACACGTCCGCCTGTCCACTCGAGACGCCGTTCGGGACGATGCACGGCACGTACCAGATGGTCACCACCAGCGGCGAGCGCTTCGACGCCGAGATCGCCCCGTTCTCGCTCGGCGAGCCGCACGCCATCAACTGAGGCGCCGGAGGTTTCCCATGTTGAACCCGCGCGATTGCGTCCTCTACAGCGGCGGCCT
This is a stretch of genomic DNA from bacterium. It encodes these proteins:
- a CDS encoding ABC transporter substrate-binding protein, whose amino-acid sequence is MKTTWKRGIERGVAALLLTTLVGATPPAAAQSPSQVVDALASQVISVLKNASLDSQQKRTEIENIAYGAIDFPTLCKLVLARNWPKFSPAQRDQFEQEFRQHLSMTYGRNVDNYKNEKVQILGERPEAREDVTVLTKILRGGGAEDVVVDYRLRQSSGQWKIIDVIIEGVSLVSNFRSQFQDIVANGGPDRLLVLLKEKNAAGESLAKPEDKKG
- a CDS encoding DUF1269 domain-containing protein is translated as MSELVVIGYDSEFKADEVRIQLLKMQKDYLIDLEDAVVAVKKADGKVKLHQSYPLSAAGAVGGGFWGLLIGTIFLSPLLGAAVGAAAGAAAGALSDIGIDDNFMKELAGTLQPGSSALFVLVRKATPDKVLEAIRGLGGTVLKTSLSHEDEAKLQTALAAGKAGA
- the apaG gene encoding Co2+/Mg2+ efflux protein ApaG gives rise to the protein MFTSEAVTRGIRVRAESSYVPERSEPERGSWFFIYTVEVANVGNETAQLVSRHWIITDADGTVREVRGPGVVGEQPTLEPGQSFTYTSACPLETPFGTMHGTYQMVTTSGERFDAEIAPFSLGEPHAIN